In the genome of Falsirhodobacter halotolerans, one region contains:
- the lptF gene encoding LPS export ABC transporter permease LptF, with product MARFDRYLLSQLLQLFGFFSLVLIAIYWINTAVGLFDDLIGDGQTALVFLEFSLLTLPNVIRLVLPISAFVATVYVVNRLMSESELVVMQATGFSSFRLARPAIFFGLVVTLAMALLLNVLVPLSRTILADRTAEVRDSLAAQFVRDGEFLHPADGITLFIREITPAGELRGLFMQDDRGAAQVIYTAEQALLVRTDTGPKLVMLRGTAQTLEGGRLAVTRFADFTYDIGAMLAPAIRAPRRVNELSTVELLTPTAETMAETRSTAEEMVFEGHDRIAQPFLGLAVALIGFSTLLLGSFSRFGLWRQIAGAVGLLIFVQLINVVASSAGPRVAGGWALAYAAPVIGIALGLGILWLSQRPRRRGCA from the coding sequence GTGGCAAGATTCGACAGGTATCTTCTGTCGCAACTGCTGCAGTTGTTCGGCTTCTTTTCGCTTGTCCTCATCGCGATCTATTGGATCAACACCGCCGTGGGGCTGTTCGACGACCTGATCGGCGACGGGCAGACGGCGTTGGTATTCCTGGAATTCTCGCTTCTGACGCTGCCGAACGTGATCCGGCTGGTGCTGCCGATCTCGGCCTTCGTGGCCACCGTGTATGTCGTGAACCGGCTGATGTCGGAATCGGAACTGGTGGTGATGCAGGCGACGGGGTTTTCTTCGTTCCGGCTGGCACGGCCGGCGATCTTCTTCGGGCTGGTGGTGACGCTGGCCATGGCGCTGCTTTTGAACGTGCTCGTCCCCCTCAGCCGGACGATCCTGGCCGACCGCACGGCCGAGGTGCGCGACAGCCTGGCCGCGCAATTCGTGCGCGACGGCGAATTCCTGCACCCCGCCGACGGCATCACCCTTTTCATCCGCGAGATTACGCCGGCGGGGGAATTGCGCGGCCTGTTCATGCAGGACGATCGCGGCGCGGCGCAGGTCATATACACCGCCGAACAGGCGCTTCTGGTGCGCACCGATACGGGGCCGAAGCTTGTGATGCTGCGCGGCACGGCCCAAACGCTGGAGGGGGGACGTCTGGCCGTCACGCGGTTTGCCGATTTCACCTATGACATCGGCGCCATGCTGGCCCCCGCCATTCGCGCCCCGCGCCGCGTGAACGAATTGTCCACCGTCGAGCTTCTGACCCCCACCGCCGAAACGATGGCCGAAACCCGCAGCACGGCCGAAGAGATGGTGTTCGAAGGGCACGACCGCATCGCCCAGCCCTTCCTTGGGCTTGCCGTCGCCCTGATCGGATTTTCCACGCTGCTTCTGGGATCGTTCAGCCGGTTCGGCTTGTGGCGACAGATCGCGGGGGCCGTGGGACTGCTGATCTTCGTGCAACTGATCAACGTGGTTGCAAGTTCGGCGGGGCCGCGCGTGGCGGGGGGATGGGCGTTGGCCTATGCCGCGCCGGTGATCGGCATCGCACTGGGGCTTGGCATCCTGTGGCTGTCGCAACGACCGCGGCGGAGGGGCTGCGCATGA
- the lptG gene encoding LPS export ABC transporter permease LptG produces MILSFYIARRFLRMTARVTLIFVGILLLIDLLDQLRRFSGRVSFGQAMELAVLHVPSSLYTILPLIFVLAAIALFLGLARSSELVVMRAAGRAGLRVLAAPVITAFLLGVLIVAVLNPLVAATSNRYEEVSARLSRDEAQFLSVLGEGLWLRQGSAEGQTVIHAEEANANGSYLRDVTMMVFDANGQLTERIAATEGRLGNGEWTLRDAKRWALNDPTPEATAVTEPSMTVPSELTSETIRAGFREPSEIAFWKLPQYIHGLETAGFQARDHRVWFQSEMSLPFFLAAMVLIAAGFTMRHARQGGTGSKVMLALLVAFVVFFLRNFAQVLGENGQIPVILAAWIPSLAAVLASLGLLLHLEDG; encoded by the coding sequence ATGATCCTCAGCTTCTATATCGCGCGACGATTCCTTCGCATGACGGCCCGCGTCACGCTGATCTTCGTCGGTATCCTGCTGCTGATCGACCTTCTGGACCAGCTTCGCCGCTTTTCCGGGCGGGTCAGCTTTGGTCAAGCGATGGAGCTGGCCGTGCTGCATGTGCCGTCCAGCCTCTATACCATCCTGCCGCTGATCTTCGTTCTGGCGGCCATCGCGCTGTTTCTGGGGCTGGCACGGTCGTCGGAACTGGTGGTGATGCGGGCGGCGGGGCGCGCCGGGCTGCGGGTTTTGGCCGCCCCCGTGATCACGGCCTTCCTGCTGGGCGTCCTGATCGTGGCGGTCCTGAACCCCTTGGTCGCGGCCACCTCCAATCGGTATGAGGAAGTGTCCGCCCGCCTGTCCCGCGACGAGGCGCAGTTCCTGTCCGTCCTTGGCGAAGGGCTGTGGTTGCGCCAGGGCAGCGCGGAGGGCCAGACGGTCATCCATGCCGAAGAGGCGAACGCGAACGGATCCTACCTGCGCGACGTGACGATGATGGTGTTCGACGCGAACGGCCAGTTGACGGAACGCATCGCCGCGACCGAGGGGCGTCTGGGGAACGGGGAATGGACGCTGCGCGATGCCAAACGGTGGGCGTTGAACGACCCCACGCCCGAAGCCACCGCGGTGACCGAACCCAGCATGACCGTCCCGTCCGAACTGACGTCCGAGACGATCCGCGCGGGCTTTCGCGAACCGTCCGAGATCGCGTTCTGGAAACTGCCGCAATACATCCACGGGTTGGAAACCGCAGGTTTTCAGGCCCGCGACCACCGCGTCTGGTTCCAGAGCGAGATGTCGCTGCCCTTCTTTCTGGCCGCGATGGTCCTGATCGCCGCCGGCTTCACCATGCGCCATGCGCGACAAGGGGGCACGGGCAGCAAGGTGATGCTGGCGCTTCTGGTGGCTTTCGTCGTATTCTTTCTGCGGAACTTCGCCCAGGTTCTGGGGGAGAACGGTCAGATCCCCGTCATTCTGGCCGCGTGGATCCCCTCGCTTGCCGCCGTTCTGGCCTCGCTTGGCCTTCTTTTGCATCTGGAGGATGGCTGA
- a CDS encoding LPS-assembly protein LptD, protein MRLRSAIFALALSSLPALAQDRATLVADDLQISGDNVLTARGAVEVFYQGQRLRASSVRYDRTNDSLDIVGPITLDDGQGSVVLADQAQLSGDLTEGVLQSARLVLNDQLQLAANQINRIGDRYTRLGQSVASSCQVCASNPTPLWEIRAREIIHDQEERQIYFQNAQLRFVGVPVFYVPRLRMPDPTVDRTRGVLRPSLRTTSDFGTGIKVPYFFPLGETRDLTLTPYYSTKNTRSLDARYRQAFNFGWLEVNGAVSRDHLRPNETRGYLLATGEFLLPESYVLKMRVDTVSDPGYLYDYGLEERDRLESSVEVTRTRRNEYISGRIINFQSIRDGEPTSTIPSQVADATFHRRFTGGILGGEAGLRWQLHGAKRTSDRPFDTDVDRDDIADGRDTTRMSVRLDWRRNFVLPAGILATTLGEVSADIYNINQDLDYQGRTGRVNGAVGAELRWPWVKAGANGTSHILGPIAQAVFSPNDSPDIPNEDSTLVEFDESNLFALNRFSGVDEYERGARVNLGLGYARIAPNGWTVSGILGRTFRERDLGQFSNASGLDGSSSDWLGQFQIMLRDGLIITNRTLFDDNLEVTKSELRMDAALDRFTLSAGYINLLADPEEDRQDALSEMTFDASYQLTETWAARASTRYDFDADRAQRAGVGAQFRNECMAVDVYLSRRFASSTSVEPTTEFGLSVDLLGFGSSKKPGPAGTCRG, encoded by the coding sequence ATGCGCCTTCGTTCCGCCATCTTCGCGCTGGCGCTGTCCAGCCTTCCGGCGCTGGCCCAGGATCGGGCGACCCTTGTGGCCGACGATCTGCAGATCAGCGGCGACAATGTCCTGACCGCGCGCGGCGCGGTGGAGGTGTTCTATCAGGGGCAGCGCCTGCGCGCCTCCTCGGTCCGGTATGACCGGACCAATGACAGCCTGGACATCGTGGGGCCGATCACGCTGGACGACGGGCAAGGGTCGGTCGTGCTTGCCGATCAGGCGCAGTTGTCGGGCGATCTGACCGAAGGCGTGCTGCAAAGCGCGCGTCTGGTCCTGAACGATCAGCTGCAACTGGCCGCAAACCAGATCAACCGGATCGGCGACCGCTATACCCGGCTGGGGCAGTCGGTCGCGTCGTCCTGTCAGGTCTGCGCGTCCAACCCCACGCCCTTGTGGGAAATCCGCGCGCGGGAGATCATTCACGATCAGGAAGAGCGGCAGATCTATTTCCAGAACGCCCAGCTTCGGTTCGTGGGCGTGCCGGTCTTCTACGTCCCCCGTCTGCGTATGCCCGATCCGACCGTGGACCGCACACGAGGTGTTCTGCGCCCCTCGCTCCGCACGACATCGGATTTCGGAACGGGCATCAAGGTGCCGTATTTCTTCCCATTGGGAGAGACGCGCGACCTGACGCTGACGCCGTATTACTCCACCAAGAACACCCGCTCGCTCGACGCCCGCTATCGTCAGGCGTTCAACTTCGGCTGGCTTGAGGTGAACGGAGCCGTGTCGCGCGACCATCTGCGCCCGAACGAGACGCGCGGCTATCTTCTGGCCACCGGCGAGTTTCTCTTGCCCGAAAGCTATGTGCTGAAGATGCGCGTCGATACGGTCAGCGATCCCGGCTATCTCTACGACTACGGGCTGGAAGAGCGCGACCGTCTGGAAAGCAGCGTCGAGGTCACGCGGACCCGGCGCAACGAATACATCTCGGGTCGGATCATCAACTTCCAGTCGATCCGCGATGGCGAACCCACATCGACCATTCCGTCGCAGGTGGCCGATGCGACGTTCCATCGCCGCTTCACCGGCGGCATTCTGGGGGGTGAGGCCGGTCTGCGCTGGCAACTTCACGGCGCCAAGCGCACGTCGGACCGGCCCTTCGACACCGATGTCGACCGCGACGACATCGCCGACGGTCGCGACACGACCCGCATGTCGGTCCGGCTGGACTGGCGGCGCAACTTCGTCCTCCCGGCCGGCATTCTGGCCACGACCCTGGGAGAGGTGTCGGCCGACATCTACAACATCAATCAGGATCTGGACTATCAGGGCCGCACCGGGCGGGTGAACGGCGCCGTGGGGGCCGAGTTGCGCTGGCCTTGGGTCAAGGCGGGCGCGAACGGCACAAGCCACATCCTCGGCCCCATCGCGCAGGCTGTGTTCAGTCCCAATGACAGCCCCGACATCCCGAACGAGGACAGCACTCTGGTCGAGTTCGACGAGTCGAACCTGTTCGCGCTGAACCGCTTTTCGGGTGTGGACGAATACGAACGCGGGGCGCGGGTGAACCTCGGGCTTGGCTATGCCCGCATCGCGCCCAACGGCTGGACGGTCAGCGGCATCCTGGGGCGCACCTTCCGCGAACGCGATCTGGGGCAGTTCTCGAACGCCTCGGGCCTGGACGGATCCAGCAGCGACTGGCTGGGCCAGTTCCAGATCATGCTGCGCGACGGGCTGATCATCACCAACCGCACCCTGTTCGACGACAACCTTGAGGTGACGAAATCCGAACTGCGCATGGATGCCGCGCTGGACCGATTCACCCTCTCGGCGGGGTATATCAATCTTCTGGCCGACCCCGAGGAGGATCGTCAGGACGCGCTGTCGGAGATGACCTTCGACGCCAGCTATCAACTGACCGAAACCTGGGCCGCGCGCGCCAGCACCCGCTATGATTTCGACGCCGATCGGGCACAGCGGGCGGGCGTGGGCGCGCAGTTCCGCAACGAGTGCATGGCGGTCGATGTTTATCTCTCGCGTCGGTTCGCATCCTCGACTAGTGTGGAGCCGACCACCGAATTCGGCCTGTCGGTCGATCTTCTGGGCTTTGGCAGCAGCAAGAAACCCGGCCCCGCCGGAACCTGCCGTGGCTGA
- a CDS encoding peptidylprolyl isomerase, translating into MQRFTPLLLAALLGSASLQPAVAQNLFAPHAIVNGSAITNWELQQRERFLTVLRAPGDARRLAEDGLIEDRLKLDAGKQMGIEVSDEELADGMEEFAGRADMNTDQFVGQLAQAGIDETTFRDFVRSGIIWRHVVRDRFSQRVIISEADIDRALENASQSPNIRVLLSELILPAPPGQEQQALNAAEDIAARVTAGESFARFAEQYSASPSAQNGGALEWLPLADLPPGLQPVFLGLSPGGVTQPLQVPNAVALFQLRQLDESAPTARATEVDYALFPLATAADGAVVRGRVDSCNDLYTVARENGVAVQRQTQATASLPADLSGTIAGLDQYESAVVMRGASLSLVMLCARRAVQENAVDRDAIRNQLTNQQLSALADVYIKQLRDNAIIRQP; encoded by the coding sequence ATGCAGCGTTTCACTCCTCTCCTTCTGGCCGCCCTTCTTGGCAGCGCTTCCCTGCAGCCTGCCGTGGCGCAAAACCTGTTCGCCCCCCATGCGATCGTGAACGGCAGCGCCATCACGAATTGGGAGTTGCAGCAGCGCGAACGCTTTCTGACCGTCCTGCGGGCGCCCGGCGACGCGCGCCGTCTGGCCGAGGATGGGCTGATCGAAGATCGGCTGAAGCTGGACGCAGGCAAGCAGATGGGGATCGAGGTTTCGGACGAGGAACTTGCCGACGGGATGGAGGAATTTGCCGGACGCGCCGACATGAACACCGACCAGTTCGTGGGTCAGCTGGCGCAAGCGGGCATCGACGAGACGACATTCCGCGACTTCGTCCGGTCGGGGATCATATGGCGCCATGTCGTCCGCGACCGGTTTTCCCAACGCGTGATCATCAGCGAGGCCGATATCGACCGCGCGCTGGAAAACGCCAGTCAATCGCCGAACATCCGCGTTCTTCTGTCGGAACTGATCCTGCCCGCCCCCCCGGGTCAGGAGCAGCAGGCCCTGAACGCGGCCGAGGATATTGCCGCGCGCGTGACGGCGGGCGAAAGCTTCGCGCGCTTTGCCGAACAGTATTCCGCCTCCCCTTCGGCCCAGAATGGTGGCGCGCTGGAATGGCTGCCGCTGGCCGATCTGCCGCCCGGTCTGCAGCCGGTGTTTCTTGGCCTTTCCCCCGGCGGGGTGACGCAGCCGTTGCAGGTGCCGAATGCCGTGGCCCTGTTCCAATTGCGTCAACTGGATGAAAGCGCCCCCACAGCCCGCGCGACCGAGGTGGATTATGCCCTCTTTCCGCTGGCCACCGCCGCCGATGGTGCCGTGGTGCGCGGACGGGTGGACAGCTGCAACGACCTTTACACCGTCGCCCGGGAAAACGGCGTGGCCGTTCAACGACAGACCCAGGCCACGGCCTCGTTGCCGGCGGATCTGAGCGGGACGATCGCGGGGCTGGACCAGTATGAAAGCGCGGTCGTGATGCGCGGGGCCTCTCTATCGCTCGTCATGCTGTGCGCGCGCCGCGCGGTGCAGGAGAACGCGGTCGATCGGGACGCGATCCGCAACCAGCTGACCAACCAGCAGCTTTCCGCCCTGGCCGATGTCTATATCAAGCAGCTTCGCGACAACGCGATCATCCGCCAGCCGTGA
- the pdxA gene encoding 4-hydroxythreonine-4-phosphate dehydrogenase PdxA: protein MTPVAVTCGEPSGIGPEIAAKARLRLGAEVPFFWIGDPRHLPSGTPITEVATPAEAATVAPDRLPVLAHPFPEPATAGRPSPANAASVIAVIARAVDLVRAGEASAICTAPISKKALIDGAGFAHPGHTEYLAALAGVERVVMMLASDLLRVVPTTIHIPLDQVPTHLTPDLLDQTIRITHAGLVRDFGIAAPRLAVAGLNPHAGEGGTMGSQEGWIAQALDRLRAEGLTIAGPLPADTMFHAAARARYDAAICMYHDQALIPIKTLAFDSGVNVTLGLPFVRTSPDHGTAFDIAGHGVADPSSLIAALRMAQTMGARRGH, encoded by the coding sequence GTGACCCCCGTCGCCGTGACCTGTGGGGAGCCGTCGGGCATCGGCCCCGAAATTGCGGCCAAGGCGCGTCTGCGTCTTGGGGCGGAGGTACCGTTCTTCTGGATCGGCGATCCCCGGCATCTGCCAAGCGGCACCCCGATCACCGAGGTCGCGACCCCCGCCGAGGCGGCAACCGTCGCACCTGACCGCCTGCCCGTGCTGGCGCATCCCTTTCCCGAACCGGCCACGGCGGGGCGTCCGTCCCCCGCCAATGCGGCCTCGGTCATCGCGGTGATTGCCCGCGCGGTGGACTTGGTCCGCGCGGGCGAGGCTTCGGCCATCTGCACCGCCCCGATCAGCAAGAAGGCCCTGATCGACGGCGCGGGGTTCGCCCATCCCGGTCACACGGAATATCTGGCGGCGCTGGCGGGGGTGGAGCGTGTGGTGATGATGCTCGCCTCCGACCTGTTGCGCGTGGTGCCCACCACGATCCATATTCCGCTGGATCAGGTGCCCACGCACCTGACGCCGGACCTTCTGGACCAGACGATCCGCATCACCCATGCCGGTCTGGTCCGCGATTTCGGCATCGCCGCGCCGCGTCTGGCCGTGGCCGGGCTGAACCCCCACGCGGGCGAAGGCGGCACGATGGGATCACAGGAGGGATGGATCGCCCAAGCCCTGGATCGCCTGCGGGCCGAGGGACTGACGATCGCGGGCCCCTTGCCCGCCGACACGATGTTTCATGCGGCGGCCCGCGCGCGGTATGACGCGGCGATCTGCATGTATCACGATCAGGCGCTGATCCCGATCAAGACGCTCGCGTTCGACAGCGGCGTGAACGTGACGCTGGGGCTGCCCTTCGTGCGCACCTCGCCCGATCATGGCACCGCATTCGACATTGCGGGGCACGGGGTGGCCGATCCGTCCAGCCTGATCGCCGCGTTGCGCATGGCGCAAACCATGGGGGCACGCCGTGGCCATTGA
- the rsmA gene encoding 16S rRNA (adenine(1518)-N(6)/adenine(1519)-N(6))-dimethyltransferase RsmA produces MAIDPLPPLREVIRTHDLVAKKQLGQNFLLDLNLTAKIARMAGDLSGSDVIEVGPGPGGLTRGLLAEGARRVLAIEKDARCLPALAEIADAYPGRLEVVNADALSYRPEGLTPPIRIVANLPYNVGTELLVRWLTPDVWPPFWESLTLMFQKEVAERIVAKPGSKAYGRLALLAQWRTDARLVMTLPPEAFTPPPKIHSAVVHLKRLDEPRFPANAATLSRITAMAFNQRRKMLRSSLKGLVPGVEDHLSAAGIDPTARAEEISLERFCALARQIDA; encoded by the coding sequence GTGGCCATTGACCCACTCCCCCCCCTGCGCGAGGTGATCCGCACCCATGATCTGGTGGCCAAGAAACAGTTGGGTCAAAACTTCCTGCTGGATCTGAACCTGACCGCCAAGATCGCGCGGATGGCGGGTGATCTGTCGGGGTCCGATGTGATCGAGGTCGGTCCCGGCCCCGGCGGTCTGACGCGCGGGCTTCTGGCCGAAGGGGCACGCCGCGTGCTGGCGATCGAGAAGGACGCCCGCTGTCTGCCCGCGCTTGCCGAGATTGCCGACGCCTATCCCGGGCGGTTGGAGGTGGTGAACGCCGACGCGCTGTCCTATCGCCCCGAAGGGCTGACCCCGCCGATCCGCATCGTGGCCAACCTGCCGTATAACGTGGGCACCGAATTGCTGGTCCGCTGGCTGACGCCCGATGTCTGGCCGCCTTTCTGGGAAAGCCTGACGCTGATGTTTCAGAAAGAGGTGGCGGAACGGATCGTGGCGAAACCCGGCAGCAAGGCCTATGGCCGCCTGGCGCTGCTGGCCCAGTGGCGGACCGATGCGCGTCTGGTGATGACGCTGCCGCCCGAGGCGTTCACCCCGCCCCCGAAGATCCATTCGGCGGTCGTGCATTTGAAACGTCTTGACGAGCCCCGCTTTCCCGCCAACGCCGCGACGCTGTCGCGCATTACGGCCATGGCGTTCAATCAGCGGCGCAAGATGCTGCGCTCCAGCTTGAAGGGTCTGGTTCCGGGAGTGGAGGATCACCTGAGCGCCGCCGGCATCGATCCCACCGCCCGGGCGGAGGAGATTTCGCTGGAGCGGTTCTGCGCTCTCGCCCGCCAGATCGACGCATGA